TTACAATTTCCCCCAGAGATTTAAATTCAATCGTCTCACTTACGATAAATGGTAAAGAAACGTATTATGAAAAGGGGCATTCTTTAGATAAGTATCTCCAGTTAGAGTTGATTGATAAGCAAACGTTCCTAGCCGCTCAGAATACGGCTAAAAATTATTTGATCAAGGATACCCTGTCTTATCCTAAAAACGGAAAAATCTTGGAATTGCCTTTGACCAATGGAAAAAAGTTAACTTTTACAGATAAGGATATCGATAATGAATTGGAAGCCAGTTATTCCTATAAAGGACATTATGATTTTCTAAATGCTTTTGCTGTTGATGGGAATTACTGGGAAAGTGCTGATGTGCGGCTTTTTGATAAACGGGATGGTCATCTAATTGTGGAATGTGGGGATTACCCCTACTTTTCTGCCGATAAAAATTATCTGATGACTTTGCACGCTGATCCCTATGAATCGACGGGTGACTTGCAGCTCTTCCACGTGAAACAAGGAAAGGTGACGCCGATGCTTTTTGTTAGTTTTAAAGAGTGGATGCCAACTTGGAAAGAGGAATTGATGTTTTGGGGCAAAGATGGATGCATATATACTGCTGCCAACCATATTGATGGCTATTGGGGCGATGAAGGATCGTTGAACGAACGATCACAGTTTATCCGAATAAAGATATTACCTTATTAAAGATCGACATAATTAAAAACCGGCATAAACTATACTTTTATTCATTTGCTGTAGGCGTATATATTTACTATTTTTCTGTTTTAAGTAAAACTATTCTGGCATGCACCTGTTGTATTCCATAAAATAGATTATAGTTTGTAATTTAGCTGGATGAAACTAAGAATACTATCGTTATTTACTATCCTTTTTCTCTTTACTACGTTGTCTATCGCACAAGATAAGCCCTGGAAACAACATAATAAATGGATCTGGGGTCCTTCAGCAGGGTATCAGTATCAAAGTGGTAATTTTCTGAAAGTTTCGGGCTGGGGCCTATTTGCACCTAATGATTTTCAATATATGAAAATTGATGCCGGAGCTAATTTCAGCTGGATGGGAGGTAAAACGACGGTTATTCCAGAACTGGGATTTACCTACTATCTAAATGATTTTGTTCTTTTCCCTTTTGTGAAAGCAGAGTTAACGCCTTACACTATAACGCCAAAAGTGGGGGCCAGTCTATTCTCCATTGTGGATCTGGGAATAGGTTATGGATTTGATTACAATACGAAGAAAAATTTTAAGCCGATTGACGGAATTACCGTTTCAGTAGGGGTAAATATTCCGCTCAATTTTCATATTTATTAATTGAAAAATGCGCAGTAAGACGATTTATAAACTCCTGAGGTCACTTGTTGTGTTGTTAGCGCTGGTTAGCAATCTAAAAGCGCAAGATTATTTAATCGGTCCTTCACTGAGTTATCAGTTCCAAAAAGGCAGTGTATTAAAAACGGGTGCTTATTTCGCATTCCCTTTTAGTGGAGATCATATACTGCGAGCAGATGCTACAGCTAACTTTACATGGACACAAAAAAAGTTTGCCGTAATCCCTGAGGCCGGAATAACGTATTATCCCCAAACGTATGTCTTGACTCCTTTTGTTCGTACAGAACTTACTCCATATACCATTACCCCCAAAGTTGGAGTGAGCTTGGCTACATTGGTGGATCTTGATTTTGGTTATGGATTTTCCATCAATGAAAAAAAAGATTATAATCCGATAAAGGGTTTTGCGGTGTCGCTCCGATTTAGTATTCCGCTAAATTATCGGATCAATATGTAGCTTAGTTTCGCGCCTAGTCTTAGCTTGGTTATGTCTGCCAAACGCTAAATTTGACGGGCCATTTTTTTGTGCTAGCCTATTTCTCTTGTAAAGCAATTACCCTATCTTACTTTTTGGGAACGGCAAGACTAATTGTCAAGCCATTTTTTGAAGGCTGAGACTTTCTCCCTGGAGACAATGAGCTCTTCGGATTCATAATGCTTGAGGTATATTTTTAGCCGGGCATTGGAATGTACAGCAATATTTTTGATGGCATCAAATTGAATAATCGTGCTTCGATTGATCCTAAAAAATGCTTTGGGTGACAGTTGCGGTGTTAGTGCGTCCAATGTCTGATCCAAAAGATAGTTTCCATTTTCGTTGGTATAAAGGTAAGTGCCTTTGTTTTCGCTGTAAATGCATTCAACTTGCTGGCTTGTCACAACTTTTAGACTTTGGCCGATTTTGATTGTAAAGCGTTCCTTAAATGTTGGGGCAGGGTTTCTAAACAACGCTTGAAGCGATGCCAGATCAAACTGGGGATTGGGGCGTCTAAATTGGCGGAATTTTTCAATTGCATTTTCCAATTCTTCATCTTCAATTGGCTTCAGCAGGTAATCGATGCTATTTTGTTTAAAAGCACGCAACATATATTCATCGTATGCGGTGGTAAAAATAATGGCCGAACAGGGTTTCACCTGCTCCAGGATGTCAAATGAAATCCCATCCGCGAGCTGAATATCCAAAAAAAGGAGGTCTGGGTCACTGTTTGACATAAACCACTCAATGGATTCTTCCACAGTTTGCAGTACAGCAGATACGGTGTAACCGAGTTCCTCAAGTTTTCTTCGAAGTAATCTCGCCGATGGAAGTTCGTCTTCTATAATTACTATTTTCATTACTTTTTTACGTGGTTATCGATCATCAGACCGTTGTATTGCTTAATTTGTTGAATCGTTGTGCCCATGCTATTGTTTTTGCTGTGCTTAGCTCCCGCATGTTTATTAAGAGCAGGTTACTTTTAAAAGACTATTTCATGGATAATAGGCAGTCCGACAGAAAATAATAGATCACTTTCTTGAATATACACAGGTAGATTGGACAGTATAGCATAACGTTCCTGAATATTTTTCAAACCGATTCCCGAATGATCATGGAGCACTTTCTTTTTTTGAAGATTGTTTTCAACATAGAGGTAATTATTTTTTCTATAAATCTTCAATAAAAGCGGCTTCCTGATCGAAATAATATTGTGTTTGATTGCATTTTCGATCAGTAATTGAAGGGAAAGCGGTAATATAAAACCAGTATGCTGTTCCGCATTGATCTGTAGATCGATCTGTATACCGGTTTCGAAGCGCAGACTCAAGAGGTTTAAATAAGCCTTTGAAAAAGTAAGCTCTTCCTGTAAAGAAACGATGCTTTTGTCCCTTTGTTCCAATACATAGCGATATATCTTAGAAAGGTCTGTCGTAAACATGCTGGCTTTTTTAGGGCTTTCCTCAATTAATCCATTCAATACATTCAGGCTGTTGAACAAAAAATGTGGGTCGAGTTGATTCTTGAGCGACTCAAATTGTGCTGCTATTTGTTGTTTTTCCTGATGAGATTCTTTGATTTGGTAATCTTTGAATCTTTTATAGAAATAGAAACCAAAAAAAATCATTGAAATGCACCAAGATATCATCGCGGTTTGAAAATAATATGCAACACGTTGTTGATGAATAAATTGGTGGAAACGCTGAGCGAAATTTTTGGGAACACCAGGGTTAAAAAGTCCGGAGAAAAAAGCATTGACAATAAAAACGACCAGTACGGTCAAGAAAAAACTGATACTGTAAAAAACAATCATCTTCTTCCCAAAATCTTTACTGTTCGGGTACTTTTTTCCGACCCATTTTGATAGATAGCTGTGACCCAGAAAGAGAAAAAATCCATATAGTAAACCTCGGACCATATTAGGGTGAAAGATGATGGATACCCAAGGGACATCATTATGGTCAAGCTTGGCCACAACCACAAAATAGATGGTCACGACCAGGCTTGCGAGTAGTGCTTGTATAATCGCTTTAAATGGTGCTTTTTTCACAACGTGTTATTTGCATTCCTTTACGAGTTGTTCTGCCCGATCTTTGCCCCATGAAGGTGCAAATGGCGTAGTAATCTTCTCTTCACCGAATAAAGATAGTGCTTTCTTTACATCCTCACATTCTTTGTTGGTATCCTGGTTAAAATATTTTTTTGCGTTTATTTGGAATTCCGCTAGTCCCAATACAGCCCGGGGGTTGTTTGGCGCAAGGGAGATGGCTTTTTTATATAGAGCTATAATCTTAGGCGAAAGCTCTTTGGCTTTTGTCATGGGATCTGTGATCATCAATGCTGTTTGGTTCATCGCTTTCAGTACAAGCCATTCTGAATTGTTGTCCTGGGCGCTATTGTTAAGTATTTCTTCTGCAGACTGTATATATTTTGCCTGTGTCTCTTTATTTTTCTCCCTAAAGGATGCTGTTGTCAGTACCATGGCCTGATAATAGGCAGGAATCCAATTGTCCTTTTCTGCCTGTGCAATACGTTCTAAAAGAGCGGCCGCTTTTTGTGTCTCTCCCGATTGCCATAGACTCATGGCTTGTCCCATACTTTTTTCAAAATTGCCTTGTGC
The DNA window shown above is from Sphingobacterium thalpophilum and carries:
- a CDS encoding SH3 domain-containing protein, with translation MNRQLFSPLSLFLGATLFMGILSCGHNTRVNNTDLKDSSELKTIAVKDTMDAAKFPPLPIDYDKTKVLKNTYVVDRAGVELRQGADGAAPLLGKYPYGTKLDVIGEEGEWVAVMDRIQRDYKGRNGETGDVTRWEKVYVAKSKLGKQDQITISPRDLNSIVSLTINGKETYYEKGHSLDKYLQLELIDKQTFLAAQNTAKNYLIKDTLSYPKNGKILELPLTNGKKLTFTDKDIDNELEASYSYKGHYDFLNAFAVDGNYWESADVRLFDKRDGHLIVECGDYPYFSADKNYLMTLHADPYESTGDLQLFHVKQGKVTPMLFVSFKEWMPTWKEELMFWGKDGCIYTAANHIDGYWGDEGSLNERSQFIRIKILPY
- a CDS encoding LytTR family DNA-binding domain-containing protein, giving the protein MKIVIIEDELPSARLLRRKLEELGYTVSAVLQTVEESIEWFMSNSDPDLLFLDIQLADGISFDILEQVKPCSAIIFTTAYDEYMLRAFKQNSIDYLLKPIEDEELENAIEKFRQFRRPNPQFDLASLQALFRNPAPTFKERFTIKIGQSLKVVTSQQVECIYSENKGTYLYTNENGNYLLDQTLDALTPQLSPKAFFRINRSTIIQFDAIKNIAVHSNARLKIYLKHYESEELIVSREKVSAFKKWLDN
- a CDS encoding sensor histidine kinase; translated protein: MKKAPFKAIIQALLASLVVTIYFVVVAKLDHNDVPWVSIIFHPNMVRGLLYGFFLFLGHSYLSKWVGKKYPNSKDFGKKMIVFYSISFFLTVLVVFIVNAFFSGLFNPGVPKNFAQRFHQFIHQQRVAYYFQTAMISWCISMIFFGFYFYKRFKDYQIKESHQEKQQIAAQFESLKNQLDPHFLFNSLNVLNGLIEESPKKASMFTTDLSKIYRYVLEQRDKSIVSLQEELTFSKAYLNLLSLRFETGIQIDLQINAEQHTGFILPLSLQLLIENAIKHNIISIRKPLLLKIYRKNNYLYVENNLQKKKVLHDHSGIGLKNIQERYAILSNLPVYIQESDLLFSVGLPIIHEIVF
- a CDS encoding tetratricopeptide repeat protein is translated as MKSFIITLICLISGSAFAQGNFEKSMGQAMSLWQSGETQKAAALLERIAQAEKDNWIPAYYQAMVLTTASFREKNKETQAKYIQSAEEILNNSAQDNNSEWLVLKAMNQTALMITDPMTKAKELSPKIIALYKKAISLAPNNPRAVLGLAEFQINAKKYFNQDTNKECEDVKKALSLFGEEKITTPFAPSWGKDRAEQLVKECK